aggaggaagagaggaggagggaggaggagaggagactgctggaagagcagaagaggaaacaacgagaggaagaggaagaggagacgaggaggcagCAGGAACTTGAggccgagaggaagaggaagctaagagaagaggaagaggacaggaagagagaggaggaagcggagAAGCGAAGGTTGCAGGagattgaagaaaagaaaacggcagaggagaggatgaggaaggagcaggaggagcagaggaaggcCGAGGAGCTGCGctggagggagatggaggagcgACAGAGGCCTTTCTCCTTCAAGGTCTCCTCCGGGGAGAAACAGATTCTGTTCCAGAAGGTCCACCTGACGCCCGTCACGCCGGCGTCCCCCCAACCAAGCGGAAGCCCGTCCGAGCAACAGGACGGCGCCTCGTCCTCCTGCGCCGGACCGGAGTCCCCCAACCTGCCGACGTCCCCGTACGTCCCCCACACCGCCATCCTGGTGACGGGAGCCCAGCTCTGCGGCACGGCCGTCAACCTGGACCAGATCCGAGACTCGGCCTGCATGTCCCTGCTGGGCCTGGGCGACGACAGGAAGGCGCAGGGGACGCCGCCGAGCAGGACCTCGCCGGACCGCAAATCCGGCAAAACCAAGTCGCTCAACGAGTCCTCGCTCTCCACGGACCAGTCCGTCCTGGCCGAATGGGCCAGCATCCGGTCCAAGATATTcaagggggtggaggaggggaagtACGACGAGAACCCGGAAGCGAGCAAGAGCCAGCCCGGCGGCGAAGACCCGGCGGCGTTCCCCCACGCGAACCTCAGGAAGACCATGTCCGCCAGCGCCAAGTTCTCCATCACTCCCGCCAAGAAGAAGTTCGGAGATTCAAACCGGAACTCCGAGGCCTTCGGTGCCGACGAGAAGGAGGCGGGACGGGAGGCCGATCCGTCAGACatcgccgccgctgccgcttcGCCGGCTCCGACCAGCAAACCCCAGAACAGGACGAGCAAAAGCGCGCGCGTCGCGGAGCGAGGCTCGGACGAGTGCATGTTCGCCAAAGACCTGCCGTCCTTCCTGGTGCCGAGCCCCGGAGCCGACGCGGCGGCGCAGCCGTCGGAGGCCGGAACGTCCGAGGGCGGCGAGCTCCAAGGGCGGGACGGCGAGGACACGCCTTCGCCGTTCGGCATCAAGCTGAGGAGGACCAACTTCTCCCTGCGCTTCCACAGCGAGCAGTCGGccgagaagaggaagaagcggTACAGCGCGGGGGACACCTTCGACGGCGTCCCCTCGCCGCTCACCCCCATCGAGCCGGACTCCGACGCCTCCTCCGTCTTCTCCGACAAATCCACCAGCCCCACGTCGCCTCAGAGAGACGCCGTGGGGGGGAAGCACCTGCACGCGTCCGCCTCCCACGTGACCCCACGGGCCAAACTGGGCAAGTCCACCGTCCTGGCCGCACAACACGGCGAGAAGGTGCTCTCCAAGCCCCCCGTCTACCGGAGGCCCAACGCATCGGCGAAGCCCGGCGGAGCGCCCCCCACGccgccgccctcgccgctgcCCAAAGCGGCGAGGGCGGCCGCGGCGCAGAGGACGGGCGAAGAACTGTCGGCCGTCGCCCAGTTGCACCGAGGTCAGGTCCAAGGGGAGGAGGAGCCGAAGGAGAAGAGATCCTTCTTCCCCTCCATCAACATCCCCTGGAGAGAGAAGACGGACCGCAAGACGGAGCTCAAGAAAGgtcagtgcggggggggggggcgggggggggcccttGACTAAAGCAACATCTCCTTGTTCTGGTTAATGTGGTCAGAAGAGACGAGACTAATCGGTCAAAATGTCCTGCAGATAAACCCTCGCTGCAGAGCCGGCACTCGCTGGACGGCTCCAAggtgcaggagaaggaggccgGGCCCTTGTGGATCACGCTGGCTCTGCAGAAGCAGAAGGGCttcagggagcagcagcagaaccggGAGGACCGGCGGAGCCACCGGGAGAACAAAGCGGCCGAGAAGCAGACCCGCGAGAGGGACAGCGTACGtcttccccgcccccccaccccggccTCACGCCCTCGCTCCCTCTCacgccgtctcctcctcctgcaggtggcGCCGCCGAGCCCCACGGAGAGCACAGCCGGCGGCGGCCCGTCCCCCAAACCGCCGACGCCAGAGGAGCCGCGGCGGCCCGACAGCCTGCTGGGACGCTTCGAGCGGCGAGAACACCTGAAGAAGGCCAACACTCTGCCGAGCTCCGTCACCGGTGAGCAGCTCCACCACAAGATGATCGATTCATCTACTGCATGAAGGTCCATTCATCCAGTCAAATGAATAACATTTATACATAAACGCTAATGTCAGCTTATATTACtgatattattattcattattgaattaacacacacacacacacacagcgctttatagatttatttattgatggATTGGAGCTGAAACGTCAGC
This is a stretch of genomic DNA from Pungitius pungitius chromosome 7, fPunPun2.1, whole genome shotgun sequence. It encodes these proteins:
- the cracd gene encoding capping protein inhibiting regulator of actin dynamics isoform X1; its protein translation is MSQENVSDKVRNLQRQIAQGIKFGQRPPSVRRSEGDEGSSDEEEVPQSPLKVSAQVEAEPAEPKQVHQAGPPSTPVKSPRSRRVLPPTGTIESINLDAVPQAVPRLDNTAARHKLSVKPKNQRLSRKHLRFTQEGSIPGVVREEPEDQHYPERLHEEERRELEEEEGRKRAAEELRMEDAERRRRWEEEERRVREEEERRMREEEEGRRMRAEEEERRRLKQEEERRMREEEERRREEERRLLEEQKRKQREEEEEETRRQQELEAERKRKLREEEEDRKREEEAEKRRLQEIEEKKTAEERMRKEQEEQRKAEELRWREMEERQRPFSFKVSSGEKQILFQKVHLTPVTPASPQPSGSPSEQQDGASSSCAGPESPNLPTSPYVPHTAILVTGAQLCGTAVNLDQIRDSACMSLLGLGDDRKAQGTPPSRTSPDRKSGKTKSLNESSLSTDQSVLAEWASIRSKIFKGVEEGKYDENPEASKSQPGGEDPAAFPHANLRKTMSASAKFSITPAKKKFGDSNRNSEAFGADEKEAGREADPSDIAAAAASPAPTSKPQNRTSKSARVAERGSDECMFAKDLPSFLVPSPGADAAAQPSEAGTSEGGELQGRDGEDTPSPFGIKLRRTNFSLRFHSEQSAEKRKKRYSAGDTFDGVPSPLTPIEPDSDASSVFSDKSTSPTSPQRDAVGGKHLHASASHVTPRAKLGKSTVLAAQHGEKVLSKPPVYRRPNASAKPGGAPPTPPPSPLPKAARAAAAQRTGEELSAVAQLHRGQVQGEEEPKEKRSFFPSINIPWREKTDRKTELKKDKPSLQSRHSLDGSKVQEKEAGPLWITLALQKQKGFREQQQNREDRRSHRENKAAEKQTRERDSVAPPSPTESTAGGGPSPKPPTPEEPRRPDSLLGRFERREHLKKANTLPSSVTVEIADSTPSPPAVTKRFPPGDSPQVSTEPAWLALAKRKAKAWSDCPQIIK
- the cracd gene encoding capping protein inhibiting regulator of actin dynamics isoform X2, with protein sequence MSQENVSDKVRNLQRQIAQGIKFGQRPPSVRRSEGDEGSSDEEEVPQSPLKVSAQVEAEPAEPKVHQAGPPSTPVKSPRSRRVLPPTGTIESINLDAVPQAVPRLDNTAARHKLSVKPKNQRLSRKHLRFTQEGSIPGVVREEPEDQHYPERLHEEERRELEEEEGRKRAAEELRMEDAERRRRWEEEERRVREEEERRMREEEEGRRMRAEEEERRRLKQEEERRMREEEERRREEERRLLEEQKRKQREEEEEETRRQQELEAERKRKLREEEEDRKREEEAEKRRLQEIEEKKTAEERMRKEQEEQRKAEELRWREMEERQRPFSFKVSSGEKQILFQKVHLTPVTPASPQPSGSPSEQQDGASSSCAGPESPNLPTSPYVPHTAILVTGAQLCGTAVNLDQIRDSACMSLLGLGDDRKAQGTPPSRTSPDRKSGKTKSLNESSLSTDQSVLAEWASIRSKIFKGVEEGKYDENPEASKSQPGGEDPAAFPHANLRKTMSASAKFSITPAKKKFGDSNRNSEAFGADEKEAGREADPSDIAAAAASPAPTSKPQNRTSKSARVAERGSDECMFAKDLPSFLVPSPGADAAAQPSEAGTSEGGELQGRDGEDTPSPFGIKLRRTNFSLRFHSEQSAEKRKKRYSAGDTFDGVPSPLTPIEPDSDASSVFSDKSTSPTSPQRDAVGGKHLHASASHVTPRAKLGKSTVLAAQHGEKVLSKPPVYRRPNASAKPGGAPPTPPPSPLPKAARAAAAQRTGEELSAVAQLHRGQVQGEEEPKEKRSFFPSINIPWREKTDRKTELKKDKPSLQSRHSLDGSKVQEKEAGPLWITLALQKQKGFREQQQNREDRRSHRENKAAEKQTRERDSVAPPSPTESTAGGGPSPKPPTPEEPRRPDSLLGRFERREHLKKANTLPSSVTVEIADSTPSPPAVTKRFPPGDSPQVSTEPAWLALAKRKAKAWSDCPQIIK